In bacterium, one genomic interval encodes:
- a CDS encoding SDR family oxidoreductase — protein MDLMLQDKVALISGGSKGIGFYIAKDLADEGCHVIISGRTEADLRKAEAEINAQGKGKAASFCGDMTKPEAPAAFLKAGLDAFGGVDLLVNNVGGSDPKHLLDTDDDDWQIAFDFNLFHAVRLSRLAISEMKKRGGGSILNIASLAGRESGSAMTYNASKAALISFSKALSQQVAKDGIRVNTLAPGSVFFPGGVWERRMAAAPDNLEGMLKGMPLGRFGRPEEISSVAVFMLSPRASLVHGACYAVDGSQGRSNI, from the coding sequence ATGGACTTGATGCTTCAGGACAAGGTGGCGCTTATCTCGGGCGGCAGCAAGGGGATCGGGTTTTACATCGCGAAAGACCTCGCCGATGAGGGCTGCCACGTCATCATCAGCGGAAGGACGGAAGCCGACCTCCGGAAAGCAGAGGCCGAGATCAACGCCCAGGGCAAGGGAAAGGCGGCTTCCTTTTGCGGCGACATGACGAAGCCGGAGGCCCCGGCGGCGTTCCTCAAGGCCGGGCTCGATGCCTTCGGCGGTGTTGACCTTCTCGTGAACAACGTCGGCGGCAGCGACCCGAAGCACCTCCTCGATACCGACGATGACGACTGGCAGATAGCCTTCGACTTCAACCTCTTTCACGCCGTCCGGCTTTCGCGGCTGGCCATCTCGGAGATGAAAAAGCGCGGCGGCGGTTCCATTCTGAACATTGCCTCGCTCGCGGGCCGCGAATCGGGCTCGGCGATGACCTACAACGCCTCGAAGGCCGCCCTCATCAGTTTTTCAAAGGCGCTTTCCCAGCAGGTCGCGAAGGACGGCATCCGCGTGAACACGCTGGCGCCGGGAAGCGTGTTCTTCCCGGGCGGGGTGTGGGAGCGCCGGATGGCCGCAGCGCCCGATAATCTCGAAGGGATGCTCAAGGGAATGCCGCTGGGCCGGTTCGGAAGGCCCGAGGAAATCTCATCAGTGGCGGTGTTCATGCTGAGCCCGCGGGCGAGCCTGGTGCACGGGGCATGCTACGCAGTGGACGGCTCGCAGGGCCGCTCGAATATCTAG
- a CDS encoding SDR family oxidoreductase encodes MDLMLQDKVAMISGGSRGIGFHIARDLAAEGCRVVISARGEEQLGRAVGELTAGGSGRAAGFAGDITEKGAPEAFLKTALDAFGGVDLLVNNVGGSNPKTLLESGDADWQGGFAFNFFHAVRLSRLVIPEMKKRGGGAILNVSSIYGRESRGAMIYNASKAALISFTKALSQQVAKDGIRVNSIAPGGILFPGGVWERRIAEAPDGLQGFIDAEMPFGRFGTAAEVSAVAVFMLSPRASLVHGACWNVDGAQSRSNI; translated from the coding sequence ATGGACCTGATGCTCCAGGACAAGGTGGCCATGATCTCGGGCGGAAGCCGGGGGATCGGTTTCCACATCGCCAGAGACCTTGCGGCGGAAGGCTGCCGCGTCGTCATCTCCGCGCGGGGGGAGGAGCAGTTGGGCCGCGCGGTCGGGGAGTTGACCGCGGGGGGCTCTGGCCGCGCGGCGGGCTTCGCGGGGGACATCACCGAGAAAGGCGCCCCCGAGGCTTTCCTGAAGACGGCGCTCGATGCCTTCGGCGGGGTGGACCTTCTCGTCAACAACGTGGGCGGGAGCAACCCCAAGACCCTGCTCGAATCGGGCGATGCGGACTGGCAGGGGGGCTTCGCCTTCAACTTCTTCCACGCCGTGCGGCTCTCGCGCCTCGTGATTCCCGAGATGAAGAAGCGGGGCGGCGGTGCCATCCTCAACGTATCGTCGATCTACGGGCGCGAGTCGAGGGGGGCGATGATATACAACGCCTCGAAGGCGGCCCTCATCAGTTTCACCAAGGCGCTCTCCCAGCAGGTGGCGAAGGACGGCATCCGCGTTAACTCGATCGCCCCGGGCGGCATTCTTTTTCCCGGCGGGGTGTGGGAGCGGCGCATCGCCGAGGCCCCGGACGGCCTGCAAGGCTTCATCGACGCCGAGATGCCCTTCGGGCGCTTCGGGACGGCGGCGGAGGTCTCCGCCGTGGCGGTGTTCATGCTCAGCCCGCGGGCGAGCCTGGTGCACGGCGCTTGCTGGAACGTGGACGGCGCACAGAGCCGCTCGAACATTTAA
- a CDS encoding acyl-CoA/acyl-ACP dehydrogenase has translation MQYPFTDEQLALADLTRDFMEREVMPVAAEMDRRPNPKDCYPAELIHKASKVGLRTLAVPEEYGGGGMDMLTRTLCLWTGAQYEIGFIKCISQCWKISSVIAASGTEDQKSRWLKMFVEDDDCVGSFCMTEPDYGTDNLYRQPDPKLGLKTSAVRDGDYWVINGAKRFTSLTGWAKILLVFARTDPKAPVHQGTTCFLVGKDQEGVSYGQVHDKMGYRLYPNAESFYDNVRVHKDDVLGEVNGGYDAQAVAFRGSAELAACNTGIARGIYEFCYEYAKERVQGGVPIVEHPTVRHMLAEMLMNIEVAEQFMWRVCWGVQNDPTFNPRFTRYGKVFTDQVALKTIGFATDILGGIGIMRETPVEKRIRDLLTFLHGDGTDSMTLLRAAQTLDNPA, from the coding sequence ATGCAATATCCGTTTACGGACGAACAGCTGGCCCTGGCCGATCTGACGCGCGATTTCATGGAGCGCGAGGTGATGCCCGTCGCGGCCGAGATGGACCGGAGGCCCAACCCGAAGGACTGCTACCCCGCCGAGCTCATCCACAAGGCCTCGAAGGTGGGCCTGCGCACCCTGGCTGTGCCCGAGGAATACGGCGGCGGCGGCATGGATATGCTCACCCGCACCCTTTGCCTCTGGACCGGCGCCCAGTACGAGATCGGTTTCATCAAGTGCATCAGCCAATGCTGGAAGATATCCTCAGTCATCGCGGCGAGCGGGACGGAGGATCAGAAAAGCCGCTGGCTCAAGATGTTCGTCGAGGATGACGACTGCGTCGGCTCCTTCTGCATGACCGAGCCCGACTACGGCACCGACAACCTGTATCGCCAGCCCGATCCCAAGCTCGGCCTCAAGACCAGCGCCGTGCGGGACGGCGACTACTGGGTCATCAACGGCGCGAAGCGCTTCACCTCGCTGACGGGCTGGGCGAAGATTTTGCTCGTCTTCGCGCGCACCGATCCGAAGGCGCCGGTCCACCAGGGAACGACCTGCTTCCTCGTCGGGAAGGATCAGGAGGGCGTCTCCTATGGTCAGGTGCATGACAAGATGGGCTACCGCCTCTATCCGAACGCAGAGAGCTTTTACGACAACGTCCGCGTCCACAAGGACGACGTTCTCGGCGAGGTGAACGGCGGCTACGATGCGCAGGCTGTCGCCTTCCGCGGCAGCGCCGAGCTCGCCGCCTGCAACACGGGCATCGCGCGGGGCATCTATGAGTTTTGTTACGAGTACGCCAAGGAGCGCGTCCAGGGCGGGGTGCCCATCGTCGAGCACCCCACCGTGCGGCACATGCTCGCCGAGATGCTCATGAACATCGAGGTGGCCGAGCAGTTCATGTGGCGCGTCTGCTGGGGGGTCCAGAACGACCCCACCTTCAACCCCCGCTTCACGCGCTACGGCAAGGTGTTCACCGATCAGGTGGCCCTCAAGACCATCGGCTTCGCGACCGACATCCTCGGCGGCATCGGCATCATGCGCGAAACGCCCGTCGAAAAGCGCATTCGCGATCTCCTGACCTTTCTCCACGGGGACGGGACGGACTCGATGACGCTCCTGCGCGCCGCGCAGACCCTCGACAATCCCGCCTAG
- the queC gene encoding 7-cyano-7-deazaguanine synthase QueC produces the protein MDSAVSLAMARAAGFRCAALSFDYGQRHAHELDAARRVAETLGAEGPTVVKIDLRAIGGSALTGEIEVPKDRGDIGEGIPVTYVPARNTIFLSYALALAEVKGAFDIFIGVNALDYSGYPDCRPEYIAAYEQMARIATKAGVESGEQLTIHTPLKEMRKADIVKKGAALGVDFALTHSCYDPLGADRPCGRCDACILRRKGFEEAGMRDPLTYPEGGVRPIPCPD, from the coding sequence ATGGATTCGGCGGTCTCGCTCGCCATGGCGCGCGCGGCGGGCTTCCGTTGCGCGGCGCTGAGCTTCGACTACGGCCAGCGCCACGCCCACGAGCTCGATGCCGCCCGCCGGGTGGCGGAGACCCTCGGGGCGGAGGGCCCCACCGTCGTCAAGATCGACCTGCGCGCCATCGGTGGAAGCGCCCTCACCGGCGAGATCGAAGTCCCCAAGGATCGCGGCGATATTGGCGAGGGCATCCCCGTCACCTACGTCCCCGCCCGGAACACCATCTTTCTCAGCTACGCCCTCGCCTTGGCCGAGGTGAAGGGCGCCTTCGACATCTTTATCGGGGTCAACGCGCTCGATTACTCGGGCTACCCCGACTGCCGCCCCGAGTACATCGCGGCCTACGAGCAGATGGCCCGTATCGCCACCAAGGCGGGCGTCGAGAGCGGAGAGCAGCTCACCATCCACACCCCCCTCAAGGAAATGCGCAAGGCCGACATCGTGAAAAAAGGCGCCGCGCTCGGCGTGGATTTCGCCCTCACGCACTCTTGCTACGATCCTCTCGGGGCGGACCGGCCCTGCGGGCGCTGCGACGCCTGCATCCTGCGCCGCAAGGGCTTTGAAGAGGCCGGAATGCGGGACCCGCTGACCTATCCCGAAGGGGGCGTGAGGCCGATCCCCTGTCCCGATTGA
- a CDS encoding alpha/beta hydrolase: protein MPTATVNGANLNYSVRGAGSPALLIHGFQSSLFTWKPVVDFFAGHFQTFTIDLRGHGDSDRPPGPYSIQQFSDDVAAFLNFLGLEKITLAGHSMGGRTALMFTLQHPERVRQLILIGASGAAPKGEYETRFRTLQKVAEEEGIEAVMAHPLVTSHIPKSYLEGPGGEEYRRHYLKNTPQSYRDAGAALFTMPDLTGRLGEIGVPAWFCVGENEAPGIVAFSEQCERDIPNCTRSVIPGCGHFPMQDNTSGFLSELENFLAKTPVA, encoded by the coding sequence ATGCCCACCGCGACCGTCAACGGCGCCAACCTGAATTACAGCGTTCGGGGCGCCGGATCGCCTGCCCTTCTGATTCACGGATTCCAGAGCTCGCTGTTCACTTGGAAGCCGGTGGTGGATTTCTTCGCCGGGCACTTCCAGACCTTCACCATCGACCTGCGCGGCCACGGCGATTCGGACCGCCCGCCGGGTCCCTATTCCATCCAGCAGTTCTCCGACGATGTGGCAGCGTTCCTCAACTTCCTCGGCCTGGAGAAAATTACCCTGGCCGGGCACAGCATGGGCGGAAGAACCGCGCTCATGTTCACTCTCCAGCACCCTGAGCGGGTCCGCCAGCTGATACTGATCGGCGCCTCGGGGGCCGCTCCCAAGGGAGAGTATGAAACGCGCTTCCGCACCCTGCAGAAAGTGGCCGAGGAGGAAGGCATCGAGGCCGTCATGGCCCACCCGCTGGTCACATCGCACATCCCGAAGAGCTATCTCGAGGGCCCCGGGGGGGAGGAGTATCGCCGCCACTACCTCAAGAACACCCCGCAGAGCTACCGCGACGCGGGCGCGGCGCTCTTCACCATGCCCGATCTGACCGGAAGGCTCGGCGAGATTGGTGTCCCGGCCTGGTTCTGCGTCGGCGAAAACGAAGCCCCCGGCATCGTCGCCTTCTCGGAGCAATGCGAGCGGGACATCCCGAACTGCACTCGCTCGGTGATCCCCGGCTGCGGGCACTTCCCGATGCAGGACAACACGAGCGGCTTTCTCTCCGAACTGGAAAATTTTCTCGCAAAAACACCTGTCGCGTAA
- a CDS encoding PPOX class F420-dependent oxidoreductase — translation MNRSEATAFIDSARNGVLTTLLKDGRPHSSPVVFGRTGENIEISCTWTRLKTKNLQRDPRASLCIIPKDGWHPYLTVEGKAALVEDPDGRMNLDLYRRVTGSEPEDLDEYLQTMKNDQRMIVRLSMDRMYPLSD, via the coding sequence GTGAACCGAAGCGAAGCCACCGCTTTTATCGACAGCGCCAGAAACGGCGTCCTGACGACGCTCCTCAAGGACGGTCGGCCCCACTCCTCCCCGGTCGTCTTCGGGCGGACGGGCGAGAACATCGAAATTTCCTGCACCTGGACCCGTCTCAAGACGAAAAACCTCCAGCGCGACCCCCGTGCCTCGCTCTGCATCATCCCGAAGGACGGCTGGCACCCCTACCTCACCGTCGAGGGCAAGGCGGCGCTCGTCGAGGACCCGGACGGCCGGATGAACCTCGACCTCTACCGCCGGGTGACGGGAAGCGAACCAGAGGATCTGGACGAGTACCTGCAGACGATGAAGAACGATCAGCGGATGATCGTCCGCCTCTCGATGGACCGGATGTACCCGCTCTCGGATTGA